Proteins co-encoded in one Solea senegalensis isolate Sse05_10M linkage group LG8, IFAPA_SoseM_1, whole genome shotgun sequence genomic window:
- the LOC122773647 gene encoding serine/threonine-protein phosphatase 2A 65 kDa regulatory subunit A beta isoform: MAGADGDDSLYPIAVLIDELRNEDVQLRLNSIKKLSTIALALGVERTRTELLPFLTDTIYDEDEVLLALAEQLGNFTMLVGGPEYVHCLLPPLESLATVEETVVRDKAVESLRKISEEHSPVDLEVHFEPLVKRLASGDWFTSRTSACGLFSVCYPRVSSTVKAEIRQHFRTLCSDDTPMVRRAAASKLGEFAKVLELDYVKSDIISLFTALASDEQDSVRLLAVEACVSIATLLPQEDLETLVMPTLRQAAEDKSWRVRYMVADKFSELQKAVGPEITKNDLVPAFQNLLKDCEAEVRAAAANKVKEFCENLPEDNREQIIMTHILPCVKELVSDTNQHVKSALASVIMGLSTILGKDNTIEHLLPLFLAQLKDECPEVRLNIISNLDCVNEVIGIRQLSQSLLPAIVELAEDAKWRVRLAIIEYMPLLAGQLGVEFFDEKLNTLCMAWLIDHVYAIREAATCNLTKLVEKFGAEWAQNTIVPKVLGMANDPNYLHRMTTLFCINALSQACGQDITTKQMLPVVLKMSNDQVANVRFNVAKSLQKIGPYLDSNALQAEVKPVLEKLATDTDMDVKYFAQEAISVLALS, from the exons ATGGCAGGAGCTGATGGAGACGACTCTCTCTACCCTATTGCCGTTCTCATTGACGAACTGCGAAATGAAGATGTCCAG TTACGACTGAACAGCATTAAGAAGCTGTCAACAATTGCTCTGGCCCTTGGAGTAGAGAGGACTCGTACTGAACTTCTTCCCTTTCTCACAG ACACCATCTACGATGAAGATGAAGTACTCTTGGCATTGGCTGAGCAGCTTGGCAATTTCACTATGTTGGTGGGAGGACCGGAATATGTCCATTGTCTCCTG CCTCCTCTGGAGAGCCTAGCCACTGTGGAAGAAACAGTAGTCAGAGACAAAGCTGTGGAGTCACTGCGGAAGATCTCTGAGGAGCACTCTCCAGTTGACCTGGAGGTCCACTTTGAACCCTTGGTCAAGCGGCTGGCAAGTGGTGACTGGTTCACTTCTCGCACATCTGCTTGTGGCCTGTTTAGTGTCTGTTATCCTCGTGTGTCCAGCACTGTCAAGGCTGAAATTCGCCA GCATTTTCGCACCTTGTGTTCAGATGACACACCTATGGTTCGTCGTGCTGCAGCATCAAAGCTGGGGGAGTTTGCTAAAGTCCTGGAGCTTGATTATGTAAAAAGTGATATTATTTCCCTCTTCACTGCTCTGGCTTCTGATGAGCAG GACTCAGTGCGGCTGCTGGCAGTGGAGGCTTGCGTGAGCATTGCCACACTGCTTCCTCAGGAGGACCTGGAGACCCTGGTGATGCCAACCTTGCGCCAAGCTGCAGAGGACAAGTCCTGGAGGGTTCGCTACATGGTTGCGGACAAGTTCTCTGAA CTCCAGAAAGCAGTGGGGCCAGAGATCACCAAGAATGATTTGGTCCCAGCCTTCCAGAACCTTCTGAAGGACTGTGAAGCTGAGgtccgtgctgctgctgctaataaGGTCAAAG aatttTGCGAGAACCTTCCAGAGGATAATCGTGAGCAAATCATCATGACTCACATTCTGCCCTGtgtcaag GAACTTGTTTCAGACACCAACCAACATGTGAAATCAGCACTGGCCTCGGTCATTATGGGCCTGTCAACCATCCTGGGCAAGGACAACACAATAGAGCACTTACTGCCTCTCTTCCTGGCTCAGCTCAAGGACGAG tgCCCTGAGGTGCGTCTCAACATCATCTCTAATCTAGATTGTGTTAATGAAGTGATTGGCATCCGTCAGCTCTCCCAGTCTCTGCTGCCGGCCATTGTGGAACTGGCAGAGGATGCAAAGTGGAGGGTCCGCCTCGCCATCATAGAGTATATGCCCTTGTTGGCAGGACAGCTG GGAGTGGAATTCTTTGACGAGAAGCTCAACACTCTTTGTATGGCCTGGCTTATTGACCATG TGTACGCCATCCGTGAGGCAGCCACCTGTAATCTGACCAAACTGGTGGAGAAATTTGGAGCTGAGTGGGCTCAGAACACCATTGTGCCCAAAGTACTGGGCATGGCCAATGACCCCAATTACCTCCACAGAATGACCACTCTGTTCTGCATCAAT GCTTTGTCTCAGGCATGTGGCCAGGACATCACCACTAAGCAGATGCTGCCAGTCGTCCTCAAGATGTCCAATGACCAGGTGGCCAATGTCCGCTTCAACGTGGCCAAGTCTCTTCAGAAGATTGGCCCCTACCTTGACAGCAA TGCCCTTCAAGCAGAAGTGAAGCCAGTACTGGAGAAGCtggccacagacacagacatggatGTCAAGTACTTTGCCCAGGAAGCTATCAGTG TTCTGGCCCTGTCATAA
- the med29 gene encoding mediator of RNA polymerase II transcription subunit 29: protein MASQQQQPGGPMSQPGLQQPSLQQQQQQQQMNQQQDFDPVHRFKMLIPQLKESLQNVMKIASLNLAHNTAIDNGIKSSDGSVQRFDKSLEEFYALCDQLELCLRLAYECLSQSIDSAKHSPNLVPTATKPDTVQTESMSYAQYLGMIKSQISCAKDIHNALLECSKKITGKGQPQGIM from the exons ATGgcgtctcagcagcagcagcccggTGGGCCGATGTCTCAGCCTGGATTACAGCAGCCgtcactacaacaacaacaacagcagcagcagatgaatcAACAGCAAGACTTTGACCCGGTTCACAGATTTAAGATGCTCATCCCTCAGCTAAAGGAGAGTCTGCAG aatgTAATGAAGATCGCATCCCTGAATTTGGCCCATAACACGGCAATTGACAACGGCAT tAAAAGCAGTGATGGCTCTGTGCAGCGCTTTGACAAAAGCTTAGAGGAGTTTTATGCCCTCTGTGATCAACTGGAGCTGTGTTTG cggCTGGCATATGAATGTCTTTCCCAAAGCATCGACAGCGCCAAACATTCACCCAACCTGGTACCGACGGCCACCAAGCCTGACACGGTGCAGACGGAGTCCATGTCTTACGCCCAGTACCTCGGCATGATCAAGTCTCAGATCTCCTGTGCCAAAGATATCCACAATGCTTTGCTGGAGTGTTCCAAGAAGATCACAGGAAAAGGACAACCGCAGGGAATCATGTGA
- the mlf1 gene encoding myeloid leukemia factor 1 has translation MFNSVLRDFDDDPFFSEPARAHREHMRQMMRSFSEPFGGSLLPSIMDRRGHGHNMAEHPSSSLALRDDYRDMMTNPFGMFDNVMANVRNRMQDMHRSFENVSADSNSHSFSSSSLMTYSKFGDEPPKVFQATSTTRRAPGGIKETRQALKDSESGLEKMAIGHHIQDRGHVVEKKYNKKTGDKEFNQDFQNLDESEAESFDDEWQQELCKFQPSAPMPRLEGAQPRAVHWAALTAPEQAHRNQSKGKTEGKRNLKDSAEQ, from the exons ATGTTCAACAGTGTTCTGAGAGACTTTGACGACGACCCGTTCTTCTC GGAGCCGGCCCGGGCTCACAGAGAACACATGCGGCAGATGATGCGGAGCTTCTCTGAGCCTTTTGGTGGATCCTTACTGCCCAGTATAATGGACAGGAGAGGCCACGGTCACAACATGGCGGAGCATCCGAGCTCATCGTTGGCACTGAGAGACGATTACAGG gacaTGATGACGAACCCTTTCGGCATGTTTGACAACGTGATGGCCAACGTGAGAAACAGGATGCAGGACATGCACCGGAGCTTT GAAAACGTGTCCGCAGATTCAAACAGCCACTCCTTTAGCTCCTCATCACTCATGACATATTCAAAGTTTGGAGATGAGCCTCCCAAGGTTTTCCAGGCAACCTCAACGACACGCCGTGCACCTGGAGGG ATCAAAGAGACTCGGCAAGCACTTAAAGACTCTGAGAGCGGCCTGGAGAAGATGGCAATCGGTCACCACATCCAGGACAGAGGACACGTTGTggaaaagaaatacaacaaGAAAACAGGAGACAAGGAGTTCAACCAAGACTTTCAGAACCTGGATGAAT CTGAAGCAGAGTCTTTTGACGATGAGTGGCAGCAGGAGCTTTGCAAGTTCCAACCGTCTGCACCCATGCCTCGTCTAGAAGGAGCCCAGCCCCGTGCTGTTCACTGGGCAGCGCTTACTGCTCCAGAGCAGGCCCACAG AAACCAATCAAAGGGCAAGACGGAGGGTAAACGCAACCTGAAAGACTCAGCAGAGCAGTAA